The window GCCTTCCTGTACGGACCCGCATGGCGCGAGGAGATCCGGATCCTGCCCGCGACGCACCTGTACGCGGACCGCATGCGTGAGATCGGCGGCAGCCTGCCGCACTACGCGGCGCACTCGTACACGCGTTACCTCGGCGACCTGTCGGGCGGCCAGATCGTCAAGCGCATGATGAAGCAGCACTACGGCCTGGACGAGGACGGGCTGGCCTTCTACACGTTCCCCGACATCCCGAAGGTCAAGGTGTTCAAGGACGCGTACCGCAACGAGCTCGATCAGCTCGACCTGGACCAGGACGAGGTGTCCACCACCGTCGCGGAGACGCACCACGCGTTCCACCTCAACCGTGCGGTGTTCACGGAGCTCGCCAAGATCCACTGCTGAGGCTGGACCGTCACGCTGGGTAGTCACGCGGTGTCATGACGGGATGTCATGACACCGCGCGATGACTCAATTCACAATGCAGATGATCACAGCGCCCGACTGTCACGTTTCCCGCTGACGTGTTGTCGGATGAAGTATGAACACCACCGAACGTCGAATCTCCACGACAGTGCTGGTCATCGGGACGGGCGGGTCCGGCCTACGCGCCGCGATCGAGCTCGCCGAACAGGGAGTCGATGTGCTGGCCCTGGGCAAGCGGCCACGCATGGACACCCACACCTCCCTCGCGGCGGGCGGGATCAACGCCGCGCTGGGCACCATGGACGCGGAGGACAGCTGGCAGCAGCACGCCGCGGACACCATCAAGGAGAGCTACTTCCTGGCCAACCCGCACACGGCCGAGATCGTCGCCCAGGGCGCCGCCCGGGGCATCGCCGACCTCGAGCGGTACGGCATGGCCTTCGCGCGCGAGACCGACGGGCGCATCTCCCAGCGGTTCTTCGGCGCGCACAAGTACCGCCGCACCGCGTTCGCGGGCGACTACACCGGCCTGGAGATCCAGCGGGCCCTGGTCAACCGGGCGGTACAGCTCGACATCCCCGTCCTCGACTCGGTGTACGTCACCCGGATCCTGGTGCAGGACGGCGCCGTGTTCGGCGCCTACGGGTTCGACCTCACCGACGGCACGCCGTACCTGATCCACGCCGACGCCGTGATCCTGGCCGCCGGCGGGCACAACCGCATCTGGCGCCGCACCTCGTCCCGCCGCGACGAGAACACCGGCGACTCGTTCCGGCTCGCGGTCGAGGCCGGCGCCCGGCTGCGCGACCCCGAGCTGGTCCAGTTCCACCCGTCCGGGATCCTCGAACCGGAGAACGCCGCCGGGACACTCATCTCCGAGGCGGCCCGCGGCGAGGGCGGCATCCTGCGCAACGCGCTGGGCGAACGGTTCATGCAGAACTACGACCCCGAGCGGATGGAGCTGTCCACCCGCGACCGGGTGGCGCTCGCCGCGTACACCGAGATCAAGGAGGGGCGCGGCACCGAGAACGGCGGCGTCTGGCTCGACGTCTCGCACCTGCCCCGGGAGACGATCATGACGCGCCTGCCGCGCGTCTACCAGACGATGCTCGAGCTGCAGATGCTCGACATCACTGCCGAACCCATCGAGATCGCCCCCACCGCGCACTACTCCATGGGCGGTGTGTGGGTGCGGCCCGAGGACCACAGCACCGAGGTCGACGGCCTCTACGCCATCGGCGAGGCGTCCAGCGGCCTGCACGGCGCCAACCGCCTGGGCGGCAACTCGCTGATCGAGCTGCTCGTGTTCGGCCGCATCGTCGGCCGCGCTGCCGCGGCCTACTCCGCCGGGCTGGAGGCACAGGTCCGGTCGCACGACGCCGAGGCCCGGGCCCGCGCAGAGGTCGCCGACCTGCTGGTCGCCGACGGGCACGAGAACGTGCGCGCGCTGCAGCGGGCAGTGCGCAACACGATGACCGAGCACGCGGGCGTCGTCCGGGACGAGGCGGGCCTGACCGCGGGCCTGCGCGAGCTGGACGAGATCGAGGCGCGCACCAAGGAGATCGGCGTGCACCCCGACATCGCCGGGTTCCAGGACCTGGCGCACGCGTTCGACCTCAAGGCCTCCCTGATCGCCGCGCGGGCAACGCTGGAGGCCGCCCGCGAGCGCCGCGAGACGCGCGGGTGCCACAACCGGAGCGACTACCCGGACCTCGACCCGGCCCTCCAGGTAAACCTGGTCTGGTCCCCGACCGCGGGCGTGGTGCGCGAGACCATCCCCCCGATCCCGGACGAGATCGCGGCCCTGATCCAGGAGGTCTCGACGGTCGGCAAGCTGGTCGAGTAGCCGCCCCTCTCCCTCGCTGGGTGCTGGATATTCGCCCTGCTGGCGGCTCGACAGGGGCGAACATCCCGCACTCAGCGAGGGGGTTGGCGCTCCGGCCAGATCCGGTGGGTGCAAGCGGGAGTGCCCGCGCGACATACAAGGGGCGAACCCATCCAGCGGCGATCACCTCCAACGTCGCCATCCCCGAGGAGCCCTCATGACCTGGCCACGTCTCGCCGTCCCCGCTGTACTGCTGGCCGTACTGCTCACCGGATGCGCCGCGGGCGCGGCAGGTTCGCCACCGGATGCCGCCTTCCCGCTCGTCATGACGCCCGCAACGGCACCTACGACACCGCCCGCAGACACACCCAGAACCATCCCCACAGCTACCCCCGCAACAACGACGACGC is drawn from Promicromonospora sp. Populi and contains these coding sequences:
- a CDS encoding heme oxygenase (biliverdin-producing): MSLPVEHDVPVPLSALLRQSTRDEHNAANSEQFIEELMAGALTRAAYADLSAQLLVVYEALEEASAAVRDDERGAGLVFNELTRVPAIERDLAFLYGPAWREEIRILPATHLYADRMREIGGSLPHYAAHSYTRYLGDLSGGQIVKRMMKQHYGLDEDGLAFYTFPDIPKVKVFKDAYRNELDQLDLDQDEVSTTVAETHHAFHLNRAVFTELAKIHC
- a CDS encoding L-aspartate oxidase, translating into MNTTERRISTTVLVIGTGGSGLRAAIELAEQGVDVLALGKRPRMDTHTSLAAGGINAALGTMDAEDSWQQHAADTIKESYFLANPHTAEIVAQGAARGIADLERYGMAFARETDGRISQRFFGAHKYRRTAFAGDYTGLEIQRALVNRAVQLDIPVLDSVYVTRILVQDGAVFGAYGFDLTDGTPYLIHADAVILAAGGHNRIWRRTSSRRDENTGDSFRLAVEAGARLRDPELVQFHPSGILEPENAAGTLISEAARGEGGILRNALGERFMQNYDPERMELSTRDRVALAAYTEIKEGRGTENGGVWLDVSHLPRETIMTRLPRVYQTMLELQMLDITAEPIEIAPTAHYSMGGVWVRPEDHSTEVDGLYAIGEASSGLHGANRLGGNSLIELLVFGRIVGRAAAAYSAGLEAQVRSHDAEARARAEVADLLVADGHENVRALQRAVRNTMTEHAGVVRDEAGLTAGLRELDEIEARTKEIGVHPDIAGFQDLAHAFDLKASLIAARATLEAARERRETRGCHNRSDYPDLDPALQVNLVWSPTAGVVRETIPPIPDEIAALIQEVSTVGKLVE